The following proteins are co-located in the Spirosoma montaniterrae genome:
- a CDS encoding TolC family protein, producing MKRTTNCLPHRPPLWAMLALIVHLLSLITTHAQPSPILDGYVRDGLANNLALRQESLEISRVTESINQARSLFYPRVAFNPTYSLAAGGRRLQFPVGDLLNPVYQTLNQMTGTDRFPTNIQNVNELLAPNNFHDTKVSVQYSIFNTDIQYNYLIQKQLLTAQEARKRVVENELRYTIRTAYYQYLQTLDAIRIYDNSRKVLTELARLNEKLVSNNVATKEVLSSARYEISKVDQQMAVAEKNRESARAYVNFLLNRDLTAPVEVDSLLTRILPEQKETLPDLQQTALRGRQELAQVNGSLRAAQTAVKLNEANARIPNVYVGGNAGFQGFGYTFQNQAYVLAQFGLQWDLFRGYEKRSKIQQARIQTDALQTRMQEVQRQIQLQVLQAYYDLDAANESLTATQSGIQNADATFRVIDSKYRNGQALLIEFLRYQNDRLTAQLQHSMARTDVLVKRAALDRAVAVE from the coding sequence ATGAAACGCACAACCAATTGCCTGCCTCATCGCCCGCCGTTATGGGCAATGCTGGCACTCATCGTTCATCTATTATCACTCATCACTACTCACGCCCAGCCTTCTCCTATTCTGGATGGCTATGTTCGCGATGGGCTGGCTAACAATCTGGCATTACGGCAGGAGTCGCTGGAGATTAGCCGCGTAACCGAATCCATCAATCAGGCACGGTCGCTGTTTTACCCGCGCGTGGCATTCAACCCAACGTATTCGCTGGCGGCTGGTGGTCGGCGGTTGCAGTTTCCGGTGGGCGATTTGCTGAATCCGGTTTATCAGACGCTCAATCAGATGACTGGTACCGACCGATTTCCGACCAATATTCAGAACGTAAATGAGTTGCTGGCTCCCAACAATTTTCACGATACCAAAGTCAGCGTTCAGTACAGCATTTTCAACACCGATATTCAGTACAATTACCTTATTCAGAAACAGCTACTTACGGCGCAGGAAGCCCGAAAACGCGTAGTCGAAAACGAGCTGCGGTACACCATTCGCACGGCCTACTATCAATACCTGCAAACACTCGATGCCATTCGCATTTACGACAATTCGCGGAAAGTACTGACCGAACTGGCCCGGCTGAACGAAAAGTTGGTAAGCAACAACGTAGCCACGAAAGAGGTGCTCAGCTCAGCGCGGTACGAAATCAGCAAAGTCGACCAGCAGATGGCCGTAGCCGAAAAAAACCGCGAATCGGCGCGGGCGTATGTCAACTTCCTGCTTAACCGCGACTTAACGGCTCCTGTAGAGGTTGATTCATTACTGACGCGGATTTTACCTGAACAGAAAGAAACGCTACCCGACCTACAGCAAACGGCCTTGCGCGGGCGGCAGGAACTGGCGCAGGTGAACGGGTCGTTGCGGGCGGCTCAAACGGCGGTCAAACTCAACGAAGCCAACGCCCGCATTCCAAACGTATACGTGGGTGGAAACGCTGGTTTTCAGGGCTTTGGCTATACATTTCAGAATCAGGCGTATGTGCTGGCGCAGTTTGGATTGCAGTGGGATTTATTCCGGGGCTACGAGAAACGGTCGAAAATTCAGCAAGCCAGAATTCAGACCGACGCGCTGCAGACCCGGATGCAGGAGGTGCAGCGGCAGATTCAGTTGCAGGTGCTGCAGGCGTATTACGACCTCGACGCAGCCAACGAAAGCCTGACCGCCACACAAAGCGGCATCCAGAATGCCGACGCCACGTTTCGCGTCATCGACAGCAAGTATCGCAACGGGCAGGCTCTGCTCATCGAGTTTCTACGCTACCAGAACGACCGGCTCACGGCCCAACTCCAGCATTCGATGGCCCGCACCGACGTGCTGGTAAAACGGGCCGCGCTCGACCGTGCGGTAGCGGTGGAGTAA